From one Peromyscus maniculatus bairdii isolate BWxNUB_F1_BW_parent chromosome 17, HU_Pman_BW_mat_3.1, whole genome shotgun sequence genomic stretch:
- the LOC107399799 gene encoding LOW QUALITY PROTEIN: uncharacterized protein LOC107399799 (The sequence of the model RefSeq protein was modified relative to this genomic sequence to represent the inferred CDS: deleted 1 base in 1 codon) produces the protein MNAVTYEDVHVNFTREEWTLLDSSQKSLYKDVMLETYRNLTIIGYVGKTIILKNIIKVLEDMKGMKEVIHKRNLLNIVIVLKLLHIIVIFQGMEEHILEKNPVNVINVVKPLHTRVVSKSIKELILERNPMNVISVVKPLHVTVISEYIKEYILERNPMNVMNVVKPLHVLVIYKYITEHILERNLINVINVVKPLHVLVILKSIKEHILERNPMNVINVVKHLLVPVVSKCIKEHILERNPMNAISAVKPLLATVVSEYIKEHILERNPMNAISVVKPLHIIVIFKCIKEHILERNLMNVINVVKPLSITIIFKCIKEHILEKNPMNVINVVKPLHITVVFEYIDKHTLERNPMNVITVVMPLHILVLFKGMKEHILERNLMNVINVVKPLHVIVIFKVMKEYILERNPMNVINVVKPLYVIVIFKGIEEHILERNPMNAISVIKPLHVSVVFEIMKKNHTAEKLYKSSQCGKVLHFIYE, from the exons AATGCAGTGACCTATGAAGATGTGCATGTCAACTTCACTCGGGAAGAGTGGACATTGCTGGATTCTTCCCAGAAGAGTCtgtacaaagatgtgatgctggagacctacAGGAACCTCACTATTATAG GATAC GTTGGGAAGACcataatattgaagaacattatcaaagttctagaagacatgAAAG gcatgaaagaagtcatacacAAGAGAAACCTTCTGAATATAGTCATTGTGTTGAAGCTTTTGCATATCATAGTCATCTTCCAAGGCAtggaagaacacatactggagaaaaaccctgtgaatgtaatcaatgtggtaaagcctttgcacacaAGAGTAGTCTCCAAGTCCATAAAAgaactcatactggagagaaaccctatgaatgtaatcagtgtggtaaagcctttgcatgtgaCAGTAATCTCCGAgtacataaaagaatacatactggagagaaaccctatgaatgtgatgaatgtggtaaagcctttgcacgtcTTAGTAATCTACAAATACATAacagaacacatactggagagaaaccttataaatgtaatcaatgtggtaaagcctttgcacgtcTTAGTCATCTTGAAatccataaaagaacacatactggagagaaaccctatgaatgtaatcaatgtggtaaaacatTTACTCGTCCCAGTAGTGtccaaatgcataaaagaacacatactggagagaaaccctatgaatgcaatcagtgCGGTAAAGCCTTTGCTTGCCACAGTAGTCTccgaatacataaaagaacacatactggagagaaaccctatgaatgcaatcagtgtggtaaagcctttacacaTCATAGTCATCTTCaagtgcataaaagaacacatactggagagaaaccttatgaatgtaatcaatgtggtaaagcctttaagCATCACAAtcatcttcaaatgcataaaagaacacatactggagaaaaaccctatgaatgtaatcaatgtggtaaagcctttgcatatcaCAGTAGTCTTCGAatacatagacaaacacacactggagagaaatcctatgaatgtaatcactgTGGTAATGCCTTTGCACATCTTAGTactcttcaaaggcatgaaagaacacatactggagagaaaccttatgaatgtaatcaatgtggtaaagcctttgcacgtcatagtcatcttcaaagtcatgaaagaatacatactggagagaaaccctatgaatgtaatcaatgtggtaaagcctttgtatgtcatagtcatcttcaaaggcatagaagaacacatactggagagaaaccctatgaatgcaatcagtgtGATAAAACCTTTGCATGTATCAGTAGTCTTcgaaatcatgaaaaaaaatcatactgcagAGAAACTCTATAAAAGTAGTCAGTGTGGTAAAGTTTTGCACTTTATATATGAATAA